A window of Auraticoccus monumenti contains these coding sequences:
- the rarD gene encoding EamA family transporter RarD has product MEAQGRGIAYTTAAYVLWGAMPLYFALLATADALEIVAHRVLWSLVVLLALALVLGWVRQRRGGPGPLAGLRALSRRSWLVLGVAGALIAVNWTVYVVAVNSGHVVEAALGYFINPIISVVLGVVFLRERLTVARWVAVGISVVAVLVLAIGYGQPPWISLLLAFSFGTYGLLKKTTPTDALTGLTVETMWLAPVAVLTLVLLGPATTFTEQGVGHALLLVSAGLVTTVPLLFFGAGARRIPLSMTGLLQNLAPLLQFVVGVWVFGEQMPLVRWIGFALVWAALLVLMTDMVLRGRRQRSLRSRVASPDVVPG; this is encoded by the coding sequence GTGGAGGCGCAGGGTCGCGGGATCGCCTACACCACCGCGGCCTACGTGCTCTGGGGGGCGATGCCGCTGTACTTCGCGCTGCTGGCCACCGCCGACGCCCTGGAGATCGTGGCGCACCGGGTGCTGTGGAGCCTGGTGGTGCTGCTGGCCCTGGCCCTCGTCCTGGGCTGGGTGCGGCAGCGACGCGGCGGACCCGGTCCGCTGGCGGGTCTCCGGGCGTTGAGCCGACGCAGCTGGTTGGTGCTGGGGGTGGCCGGCGCGCTGATCGCGGTGAACTGGACCGTCTACGTGGTGGCGGTGAACAGCGGCCACGTGGTGGAGGCCGCGCTGGGCTACTTCATCAACCCGATCATCTCGGTGGTGCTGGGGGTGGTCTTCCTGCGCGAGCGACTCACCGTGGCGCGCTGGGTGGCGGTCGGGATCTCGGTCGTGGCCGTGCTGGTGCTGGCCATCGGCTACGGCCAGCCGCCGTGGATCTCGCTGTTGCTGGCCTTCTCCTTCGGCACCTACGGGCTGCTGAAGAAGACCACCCCGACCGACGCCCTCACCGGCCTCACGGTGGAGACGATGTGGCTGGCCCCGGTGGCGGTGCTGACCCTGGTGCTGCTGGGCCCGGCCACCACCTTCACCGAGCAGGGGGTCGGGCACGCGCTGCTGCTGGTCAGCGCCGGGCTGGTGACCACGGTGCCGCTGCTGTTCTTCGGCGCCGGAGCCCGACGGATCCCGTTGTCGATGACCGGGCTGCTGCAGAACCTGGCACCGCTGCTGCAGTTCGTGGTCGGGGTGTGGGTCTTCGGGGAGCAGATGCCGCTGGTGCGCTGGATCGGGTTCGCGCTGGTCTGGGCGGCGCTGCTCGTGCTGATGACCGACATGGTGCTGCGTGGCCGAAGGCAGCGCAGCCTGCGATCACGCGTCGCCAGCCCCGACGTCGTCCCCGGCTGA
- a CDS encoding right-handed parallel beta-helix repeat-containing protein — MRLAAGKSAQAQFGGVSSRDGSVVATFAVDRVPTAGYGTYFGPMLRVSGRDGYRLAARVRPGGSVSVSIERLNGPAGSSTQLATRSSVLTAAPGRSISLRLTASGTDRVELSGSAWLTGQAQPSPQLQAADTSAQRISAPGTAALWSHVNGGSGSVTVAVDEIEVKGQQGSTTPAPTPTPAPPASSTSLSAAGAAPIGSASYPVPAGAVFVSPNGSDSASGSSAAPLRTLGHALKKVPVRGTVVLRGGQYNETVLVEQSKPVTIQNYPGEAAWLDGSSSVTGFTRSGSTWIKAGWNYDFDTSPTQVRGAADGTGAWKFLDDRYPMAAHPDQVWVGGSALRQVGSASAVTAGTFYVDRSGNRLVIGNDPAAGVRASTRQVAMTITADDTVVRGIGIRRYAPSVPDFGALKLYGADRSRLENVVITENSTLGMQIGSKQVTLKDVTVSRNGQLGIGGNQAQGATLASVLVEQNNNERFKGAPNAGGAKLTRTGDATVTDSVFRNNFATGLWFDESSYNVRVGHNDMIDNDRHGLVFELSDRMVSVNNRIQGNTDTGLLVLDTSNVRLWNNTITGSKLPVRISEGPRNNADPVITGVTKSVQFSNNVVGDTGGATSAEAWCGIACLTDDRRIWTAAQMGATFNGNAYFRTAGDAQVKMLVRWAAGSAGTANYADLQAFRSATGQERAGGTVQPGHVAGNGELADAAPVEGLPIPSDIAGVGRLAGTGQNVGIQR, encoded by the coding sequence ATGCGGCTCGCCGCTGGCAAGAGCGCGCAGGCCCAGTTCGGCGGCGTGAGCAGCCGGGACGGATCGGTCGTGGCCACCTTCGCCGTGGACCGGGTGCCGACGGCTGGCTACGGCACCTACTTCGGTCCGATGCTGCGGGTCTCCGGGCGTGACGGCTACCGCCTCGCGGCGAGGGTCCGCCCGGGTGGTTCCGTCAGTGTCTCGATCGAGCGCCTCAACGGTCCCGCGGGATCGTCCACGCAGCTGGCGACCCGCTCGTCGGTGCTCACCGCCGCCCCCGGCCGCTCGATCTCCCTGCGGCTCACCGCCAGCGGCACGGACCGGGTCGAGCTGAGCGGGTCTGCGTGGCTCACCGGCCAGGCCCAGCCTTCCCCGCAGCTGCAGGCCGCCGACACGTCGGCCCAGCGCATCAGCGCCCCGGGTACCGCGGCACTGTGGTCGCACGTGAACGGCGGCTCGGGCTCGGTGACCGTGGCCGTCGACGAGATCGAGGTGAAAGGCCAGCAGGGCTCCACCACGCCGGCGCCGACCCCCACCCCGGCGCCTCCTGCGTCGTCCACGTCCCTCAGCGCGGCCGGTGCGGCGCCGATCGGCAGCGCCTCCTACCCCGTTCCCGCAGGTGCGGTGTTCGTGTCGCCGAACGGCTCCGACAGTGCGTCCGGGAGCTCGGCTGCGCCGCTGCGCACGCTCGGCCACGCACTCAAGAAGGTGCCCGTGCGCGGCACCGTCGTGCTGCGCGGCGGTCAGTACAACGAGACCGTGCTGGTCGAGCAGAGCAAGCCCGTCACGATCCAGAACTACCCGGGCGAGGCCGCCTGGCTCGACGGTTCCTCGTCGGTGACCGGGTTCACCAGGTCGGGGTCCACGTGGATCAAGGCGGGTTGGAACTACGACTTCGACACCAGCCCCACCCAGGTCCGGGGCGCCGCGGACGGCACGGGGGCCTGGAAGTTCCTCGACGACCGGTACCCGATGGCCGCCCACCCCGACCAGGTCTGGGTCGGTGGCTCGGCCCTGAGGCAGGTCGGATCGGCCTCGGCCGTCACCGCCGGCACCTTCTACGTCGACAGGTCGGGCAACCGCCTGGTGATCGGCAACGACCCCGCTGCCGGCGTCCGCGCGAGCACCCGCCAGGTCGCCATGACGATCACCGCCGACGACACCGTCGTGCGCGGCATCGGCATCCGCCGCTACGCCCCCTCGGTGCCCGACTTCGGCGCCCTCAAGCTCTACGGGGCGGACCGCAGCAGGCTCGAGAACGTCGTGATCACCGAGAACTCGACCCTCGGCATGCAGATCGGGTCGAAGCAGGTGACGCTCAAGGACGTCACCGTCTCGCGCAACGGGCAGCTGGGCATCGGCGGCAACCAGGCCCAGGGGGCCACCCTGGCCAGCGTGCTCGTGGAGCAGAACAACAACGAGCGGTTCAAGGGCGCGCCCAACGCCGGCGGGGCGAAGCTCACCCGGACCGGCGACGCCACGGTGACCGACAGCGTGTTCCGCAACAACTTCGCCACCGGGCTGTGGTTCGACGAGTCGTCCTACAACGTGCGCGTCGGCCACAACGACATGATCGACAACGACCGCCACGGCCTGGTGTTCGAGCTGTCGGACCGGATGGTCTCGGTGAACAACCGGATCCAGGGCAACACCGACACCGGTCTGCTCGTCCTCGACACCAGCAACGTCCGGCTGTGGAACAACACCATCACCGGCTCGAAGCTGCCGGTGCGCATCTCCGAGGGCCCGCGCAACAACGCCGACCCGGTGATCACCGGCGTGACCAAGTCGGTCCAGTTCAGCAACAACGTCGTGGGTGACACCGGCGGGGCCACCTCGGCCGAGGCATGGTGCGGCATCGCCTGCCTCACCGATGACCGCCGCATCTGGACCGCGGCGCAGATGGGCGCGACCTTCAACGGCAACGCCTACTTCCGGACCGCGGGGGACGCCCAGGTGAAGATGCTGGTGCGCTGGGCGGCGGGTTCGGCGGGGACGGCGAACTACGCCGACCTCCAGGCCTTCCGCTCGGCCACGGGACAGGAGAGGGCCGGCGGCACGGTCCAGCCCGGACACGTGGCCGGCAACGGCGAGCTGGCCGACGCGGCCCCCGTCGAGGGTCTCCCGATCCCCAGCGACATCGCCGGCGTCGGTCGCCTGGCCGGGACCGGCCAGAACGTCGGTATCCAGCGCTGA
- the aspS gene encoding aspartate--tRNA ligase, producing the protein MIRTHDAGTLRAAHDGTEVTLAGWVARRRDHGGVAFLDLRDASGVVQVVVRDEVLEASGAHDLRNEYCVSVTGVVGTRPEGNANPDLPTGEIEVAVRELEVLNPSAPLPFQIDERVTVGEEARLKHRYLDLRRPAQGAALRLRSKVNQAARAVLAERDFVEIETPTLTRSTPEGARDFLVPARLAPGSWYALPQSPQLFKQLLMVAGMERYYQIARCYRDEDFRADRQPEFTQLDVEMSFVDQDDIIELGEEIARSLWQLIGVELSTPFPRMTYAEAMQRYGTDKPDLRFGLELTDCTEYFAGTPFRVFQAEYVGAVVMPGGGSQPRRTFDAWQEWAKQRGAKGLAYVTVAEDGTLGGPVAKNISEAEAAGLAAHTGAQPGDCIFFGAGSPKQARALLGAARLEVGKRVGLVDESAWSLLWVVDAPLFEPSADARASGDVAVGGGAWTAVHHAFTSPKPEFVDTFDTDPGGALAYAYDLVCNGNEIGGGSIRIHRRDVQERVFAVMGLAEEEAQEKFGFLLDAFAYGAPPHGGIAFGWDRIVALLAGADSIREVIAFPKSGGGYDPLTAAPAPITAQQRKEAGVDARPTAAPAAAAPTAG; encoded by the coding sequence ATGATCCGCACCCACGACGCCGGCACCCTGCGCGCAGCGCACGACGGCACCGAAGTCACCCTCGCCGGCTGGGTCGCCCGCCGCCGCGACCACGGAGGAGTGGCCTTCCTGGACCTGCGCGACGCCAGCGGCGTGGTCCAGGTGGTGGTCCGCGACGAGGTCCTCGAGGCCTCCGGCGCCCACGACCTGCGCAACGAGTACTGCGTCAGCGTGACCGGGGTGGTCGGCACCCGGCCCGAGGGCAACGCCAACCCCGACCTGCCCACCGGCGAGATCGAGGTGGCCGTCCGCGAGCTCGAGGTGCTCAACCCGTCCGCGCCGCTGCCCTTCCAGATCGACGAGCGCGTCACGGTGGGGGAGGAGGCCCGGCTCAAGCACCGCTACCTCGACCTGCGCCGGCCCGCGCAGGGCGCGGCGCTGCGGCTGCGCTCCAAGGTCAACCAGGCCGCCCGCGCCGTCCTCGCCGAGCGCGACTTCGTCGAGATCGAGACCCCGACGCTGACCCGCTCCACCCCCGAGGGGGCCCGTGACTTCCTGGTCCCGGCCCGCCTCGCCCCCGGCTCCTGGTACGCCCTGCCGCAGAGCCCGCAGCTGTTCAAGCAGCTGCTGATGGTGGCCGGGATGGAGCGCTACTACCAGATCGCGCGCTGCTACCGCGACGAGGACTTCCGCGCCGACCGGCAGCCCGAGTTCACCCAGCTCGACGTCGAGATGAGCTTCGTCGACCAGGACGACATCATCGAGCTCGGCGAGGAGATCGCCCGGTCCCTCTGGCAGCTGATCGGGGTCGAGCTCAGCACCCCGTTCCCGCGGATGACCTACGCCGAGGCGATGCAGCGCTACGGCACCGACAAGCCCGACCTGCGCTTCGGCCTGGAGCTGACCGACTGCACCGAGTACTTCGCCGGCACCCCCTTCCGGGTGTTCCAGGCCGAGTACGTCGGCGCGGTGGTGATGCCGGGCGGTGGCTCGCAGCCGCGGCGCACCTTCGACGCCTGGCAGGAGTGGGCCAAGCAGCGCGGCGCCAAGGGCCTGGCCTACGTGACGGTGGCCGAGGACGGCACCCTCGGCGGCCCGGTGGCCAAGAACATCTCCGAGGCCGAGGCCGCCGGTCTCGCCGCGCACACGGGCGCCCAGCCGGGGGACTGCATCTTCTTCGGGGCCGGGTCGCCCAAGCAGGCCCGGGCCCTGCTGGGGGCCGCCCGGCTGGAGGTCGGCAAGCGCGTCGGGCTGGTCGACGAGTCCGCCTGGTCCCTTCTGTGGGTGGTGGACGCCCCGCTGTTCGAGCCGTCCGCGGACGCCCGCGCCTCTGGTGACGTGGCCGTCGGTGGCGGCGCGTGGACGGCCGTCCACCACGCCTTCACCTCGCCCAAGCCGGAGTTCGTGGACACCTTCGACACCGACCCGGGTGGCGCGCTGGCCTACGCCTACGACCTGGTCTGCAACGGCAACGAGATCGGCGGCGGCTCGATCCGTATCCACCGCCGCGACGTGCAGGAGCGCGTCTTCGCGGTGATGGGCCTGGCCGAGGAGGAGGCGCAGGAGAAGTTCGGCTTCCTGCTCGACGCCTTCGCCTACGGGGCCCCGCCGCACGGCGGCATCGCCTTCGGCTGGGACCGGATCGTGGCCCTGCTGGCCGGTGCGGACTCGATCCGCGAGGTGATCGCCTTCCCGAAGTCCGGCGGCGGCTACGACCCGCTGACCGCGGCCCCGGCGCCGATCACCGCCCAGCAACGCAAGGAGGCCGGGGTGGACGCCCGCCCCACCGCCGCGCCCGCTGCCGCGGCGCCCACCGCCGGCTGA
- a CDS encoding replication-associated recombination protein A, which translates to MTEDLFGTTEPEPSGTGGGSLGGAGHGRTPLAVRMRPTTVDEIVGQQHLLGPGAPLRRLASGEAAMSVFLWGPPGVGKTTIASVVSRSTASRFVEVSAVTAGVKEVRAVLDQARRELARGTSTVLFVDEVHRFSKAQQDVLLPAVENRLVTLIAATTENPSFSVISPLLSRSLLLTLRPLTDEDVSGLLDRALTDPRGLRTATDGLFTLTEDARADLLRMSGGDARRALTYLEEAAAGAETTGGDVIDTAVLEQAVDRAAVRYDRDGDQHYDVISAFIKSLRGSDVQAGLHYLARMLTAGEDARFIARRLVILASEDIGMADPTVLPLCVAAAQAVQLIGMPEARINLAHAVVACAMAPKSNAAYAGLGAAMADVAAGRIGQVPAHLRDAHYPGAKQLGHGEGYVYSHDVEPHGVAAQQYLPDELVGSRYYEPTTHGAEAHVAARLERLEELLGRDPGPRRGA; encoded by the coding sequence ATGACCGAGGACCTGTTCGGGACCACCGAGCCCGAGCCGTCCGGCACGGGCGGCGGCAGCCTGGGCGGGGCCGGCCACGGCCGCACCCCGCTCGCGGTGCGGATGCGCCCCACCACCGTCGACGAGATCGTCGGCCAGCAGCACCTGCTCGGCCCCGGCGCCCCGCTGCGCCGGCTGGCCTCGGGCGAGGCCGCCATGTCGGTGTTCCTCTGGGGGCCGCCGGGGGTCGGCAAGACCACCATCGCCTCGGTGGTCAGCCGCTCCACCGCCTCCCGCTTCGTCGAGGTCTCCGCGGTCACCGCCGGGGTGAAGGAGGTCCGCGCCGTCCTGGACCAGGCCCGCCGCGAGCTGGCCCGCGGCACCAGCACCGTGCTCTTCGTCGACGAGGTGCACCGCTTCTCCAAGGCCCAGCAGGACGTCCTGCTGCCCGCGGTGGAGAACCGCCTGGTCACCCTCATCGCGGCCACCACCGAGAACCCGTCGTTCTCGGTGATCTCCCCGCTGCTCTCCCGCTCGCTGCTGCTCACCCTCCGCCCGCTCACCGACGAGGACGTCTCCGGGCTGCTGGACCGGGCCCTCACCGACCCCCGCGGGCTCCGCACCGCCACGGACGGCCTCTTCACCCTCACCGAGGACGCCCGCGCGGACCTGCTGCGGATGTCCGGCGGGGACGCCCGCCGGGCCCTGACGTACCTGGAGGAGGCCGCCGCGGGGGCCGAGACCACCGGTGGCGACGTGATCGACACCGCGGTGCTCGAGCAGGCCGTGGACCGGGCGGCGGTGCGCTACGACCGCGACGGCGACCAGCACTACGACGTGATCAGCGCCTTCATCAAGTCCCTGCGCGGTTCCGACGTCCAGGCCGGGCTGCACTACCTGGCCCGGATGCTCACCGCCGGCGAGGACGCCCGTTTCATCGCCCGCCGGCTGGTGATCCTGGCCAGCGAGGACATCGGGATGGCCGACCCCACCGTGCTGCCGCTGTGCGTGGCCGCTGCCCAGGCCGTCCAGCTGATCGGGATGCCGGAGGCCCGGATCAACCTGGCCCACGCCGTGGTGGCCTGCGCGATGGCGCCCAAGTCCAACGCCGCCTACGCCGGGCTCGGCGCCGCGATGGCCGACGTCGCGGCCGGTCGGATCGGGCAGGTGCCGGCGCACCTGCGCGACGCGCACTACCCAGGGGCCAAGCAGCTCGGGCACGGTGAGGGCTACGTCTACAGCCACGACGTCGAGCCGCACGGGGTGGCCGCCCAGCAGTACCTGCCCGACGAGCTGGTCGGATCCCGCTACTACGAACCGACCACCCACGGCGCGGAGGCCCACGTCGCCGCCCGTCTGGAGCGGCTCGAGGAGCTCCTCGGTCGCGACCCCGGACCGCGCCGCGGCGCGTAG
- a CDS encoding DUF948 domain-containing protein gives MEFTLGSIAGMIAALAFVALVGIIAVPMFKLGRVLEETRLAVRDIGNGTTPILSELQGTVRGVNAELEKVGVVTEDAARVTGHATVVSENAAQLATLFSATLGGPLVRTAAISYGVRQALKGRGGRRSGGTGR, from the coding sequence ATGGAGTTCACCCTGGGCAGCATCGCGGGCATGATCGCCGCCCTGGCCTTCGTGGCCCTGGTGGGCATCATCGCCGTGCCGATGTTCAAGCTGGGCCGCGTGCTCGAGGAGACCCGGCTGGCCGTCCGCGACATCGGCAACGGGACCACCCCGATCCTGAGCGAGCTGCAGGGCACCGTCCGCGGGGTCAACGCCGAGCTCGAGAAGGTCGGCGTGGTCACCGAGGACGCCGCCCGCGTGACCGGGCACGCCACCGTGGTCAGCGAGAACGCCGCCCAGCTGGCCACCCTGTTCAGCGCCACCCTCGGCGGGCCGCTGGTCCGCACCGCCGCGATCAGCTACGGCGTCCGCCAGGCGCTCAAGGGCCGCGGCGGCCGTCGCAGCGGAGGGACCGGACGATGA
- the alaS gene encoding alanine--tRNA ligase, translating to MKTAEIRQRFLDFFAERGHLVQPSASLLYNDPTLLFVNAGMVPMKPYFLGSEQPPAPRVTTVQKCVRTLDIEEVGKTTRHGTFFQMNGNFSFGDYFKAEAIRYAWDLVTGPVDGGGFGFDPDRIWVTVLGPGLHPDYPDGDAEAVAHWRSVGVPAEHIQPRGLKDNYWHMGVPGPGGPCSEIYVDRGPEHGRDGGPEADEDRFLEIWNLVFMQQELSEVRAKDDFDVARPLPEPNIDTGMGLERVAFLLQGVDNLYEIDEVYPVIQRASELSGRRYGADPEDDVRLRVVADHIRSALMLMTDGVTPGNEARGYVLRRLLRRSVRAMRLLGVEDRVLPELLPVSRDLMSASYPEVTGAWERVSQNAYAEEDAFRRTLTAGTQIFDQAVSRARGERRDTLAGDQVFQLHDTYGFPYDLTLEMASEAGLQVDREGFRTLMEEQRDRAKADAKAKKGGAVDTEAYRGLRGAGETTFLGYSDLSGETTVRGIVADGANRPSAGEGELVELVLEQTPFYPESGGQDADTGEILSDGFRAEVLDVQRPLPGLITHRVRVTFGEVTVGARVRTQVDAAARMDSCRAHSATHVVHAALRQLLGPTAVQAGSYNRPGYLRFDFNATQSLTPGLREEVEGVSNEAIRSDLQVTATEMGLQQAKDLGAMAMFGEKYGDVVRMVEMGGPWSRELCGGTHVESSAQIGLLTLTAESSVGSGVRRVEAFVGADAFSHLARERAMVNNLADLLKVQPEQLPERVERLVSSLRAAEKEIAAVRTAQLLARADDFAREATDVAGTAFVGRRVEGVTGGDLRTLALDVRSRLGERPGVVALVGGSADKVALVVATTAAARERGSDAGKLVGVGAPRVGGRGGGKADVAQGGGTDPSGADAALAAIEQALAGQLR from the coding sequence ATGAAGACCGCAGAGATCCGTCAGCGATTCCTGGACTTCTTCGCCGAGCGCGGGCACCTCGTCCAGCCCTCGGCGTCGCTGCTCTACAACGACCCCACCCTGCTGTTCGTCAACGCCGGCATGGTGCCGATGAAGCCCTACTTCCTCGGCTCCGAGCAGCCCCCCGCCCCGCGGGTGACCACCGTCCAGAAGTGCGTCCGGACCCTCGACATCGAGGAGGTCGGCAAGACCACCCGGCACGGCACCTTCTTCCAGATGAACGGCAACTTCTCCTTCGGCGACTACTTCAAGGCCGAGGCGATCCGCTACGCCTGGGACCTGGTCACCGGCCCGGTGGACGGTGGCGGGTTCGGCTTCGACCCCGACCGCATCTGGGTCACCGTGCTCGGCCCCGGCCTGCACCCGGACTACCCCGACGGTGACGCCGAGGCCGTCGCGCACTGGCGCTCGGTCGGTGTCCCGGCCGAGCACATCCAGCCCCGCGGCCTCAAGGACAACTACTGGCACATGGGCGTCCCCGGCCCGGGCGGCCCGTGCAGCGAGATCTACGTCGACCGCGGACCCGAGCACGGCCGCGACGGCGGGCCCGAGGCCGACGAGGACCGGTTCCTGGAGATCTGGAACCTGGTCTTCATGCAGCAGGAGCTGTCCGAGGTCCGCGCCAAGGACGACTTCGACGTCGCCCGGCCGCTGCCCGAGCCCAACATCGACACCGGGATGGGTCTGGAGCGGGTCGCCTTCCTGCTGCAGGGGGTGGACAACCTCTACGAGATCGACGAGGTCTACCCCGTCATCCAACGCGCCTCGGAGCTGTCCGGTCGCCGCTACGGCGCCGACCCCGAGGACGACGTCCGGCTCCGGGTGGTGGCCGACCACATCCGCTCCGCGCTGATGCTGATGACCGACGGCGTCACCCCCGGCAACGAGGCCCGCGGCTACGTGCTGCGCCGACTGCTGCGCCGCAGCGTCCGGGCGATGCGCCTGCTCGGCGTGGAGGACCGGGTGCTGCCCGAGCTGCTGCCGGTCAGCCGGGACCTGATGAGCGCCTCCTACCCGGAGGTCACCGGCGCCTGGGAGCGGGTCAGCCAGAACGCCTACGCCGAGGAGGACGCGTTCCGGCGCACCCTCACCGCCGGCACCCAGATCTTCGACCAGGCGGTCAGCCGGGCCCGCGGCGAGCGCCGCGACACCCTGGCCGGGGACCAGGTGTTCCAGCTCCACGACACCTACGGCTTCCCCTACGACCTGACCCTGGAGATGGCCTCGGAGGCCGGGCTCCAGGTCGACCGCGAGGGCTTCCGGACGCTGATGGAGGAGCAGCGCGACCGGGCCAAGGCCGACGCCAAGGCCAAGAAGGGCGGCGCCGTCGACACCGAGGCCTACCGCGGGCTCCGCGGCGCCGGGGAGACCACCTTCCTCGGCTACAGCGACCTCTCCGGTGAGACCACCGTCCGCGGGATCGTGGCCGACGGGGCGAACCGCCCCAGCGCGGGGGAGGGGGAGCTGGTCGAGCTGGTGCTCGAGCAGACCCCGTTCTACCCCGAGTCCGGTGGCCAGGACGCCGACACCGGCGAGATCCTCTCCGACGGCTTCCGCGCCGAGGTGCTGGACGTCCAGCGCCCGCTGCCCGGGCTGATCACCCACCGGGTGCGGGTCACCTTCGGCGAGGTCACCGTCGGGGCCCGGGTCCGCACCCAGGTCGACGCGGCCGCCCGGATGGACAGCTGCCGGGCGCACTCGGCCACCCACGTGGTGCACGCCGCGCTGCGCCAGCTGCTGGGCCCGACCGCGGTCCAGGCCGGCTCCTACAACCGTCCCGGCTACCTCCGCTTCGACTTCAACGCCACCCAGTCGCTGACCCCGGGGCTGCGTGAGGAGGTCGAGGGCGTCTCCAACGAGGCGATCCGCTCCGACCTGCAGGTGACCGCCACCGAGATGGGTCTGCAGCAGGCCAAGGACCTCGGCGCGATGGCCATGTTCGGGGAGAAGTACGGCGACGTGGTGCGGATGGTCGAGATGGGCGGGCCCTGGTCGCGCGAGCTGTGCGGTGGCACCCACGTGGAGAGCTCGGCCCAGATCGGGCTGCTGACCCTGACCGCGGAGTCCTCCGTGGGCTCGGGCGTGCGCCGGGTCGAGGCCTTCGTGGGGGCCGACGCCTTCTCGCACCTGGCCAGGGAGCGGGCCATGGTGAACAACCTGGCCGACCTGCTCAAGGTGCAACCCGAGCAGCTGCCCGAGCGGGTGGAGCGGCTGGTGTCCTCGCTCAGGGCCGCGGAGAAGGAGATCGCCGCGGTGCGCACCGCCCAGCTGCTGGCGCGCGCGGACGACTTCGCCCGCGAGGCCACCGACGTGGCCGGCACCGCCTTCGTCGGGCGCCGGGTCGAGGGCGTCACCGGCGGTGACCTGCGCACCCTGGCCCTGGACGTCCGCAGCCGGCTCGGTGAGCGTCCCGGCGTGGTCGCCCTGGTCGGCGGCAGCGCCGACAAGGTGGCGCTGGTGGTGGCCACCACCGCCGCGGCCCGCGAGCGCGGCTCCGACGCCGGCAAGCTGGTCGGGGTCGGCGCACCCCGGGTCGGCGGGCGCGGTGGCGGCAAGGCCGACGTGGCCCAGGGCGGCGGCACCGACCCCTCGGGCGCGGACGCGGCGCTGGCCGCGATCGAGCAGGCGCTCGCCGGGCAGCTCCGCTGA
- the ruvX gene encoding Holliday junction resolvase RuvX, which yields MRTGVRLGLDWGKARIGVARCDAAGTLAFPVTTVRAGRDAYAEVAALVAEHEAVEVVLGLPLALDGTEARAATDVRDHAVRLARRLEVPVRLVDERLSTVQASRGMRSAGRDSRAQRALIDQAAAVEILERALDAERRSGRPPGELLAPRPDAPPPA from the coding sequence GTGAGGACGGGGGTCCGGCTCGGGCTGGACTGGGGCAAGGCCCGGATCGGGGTGGCCCGCTGCGACGCGGCGGGCACCCTGGCCTTCCCGGTCACCACCGTCCGCGCCGGCCGCGACGCCTACGCCGAGGTGGCCGCCCTGGTCGCCGAGCACGAGGCGGTCGAGGTGGTGCTCGGGCTCCCGCTGGCCCTGGACGGCACCGAGGCCCGAGCCGCCACCGACGTCCGCGACCACGCCGTCCGGCTGGCCCGCCGGCTGGAGGTCCCGGTCCGGCTGGTCGACGAGCGGCTGAGCACCGTCCAGGCCAGCCGCGGGATGCGCTCGGCCGGGCGGGACTCCCGCGCTCAGCGGGCCCTGATCGACCAGGCCGCGGCGGTGGAGATCCTGGAGCGGGCCCTGGACGCCGAGCGCCGCAGCGGGCGTCCGCCCGGGGAGCTGCTGGCGCCGCGGCCCGACGCGCCGCCACCCGCCTGA